The following coding sequences lie in one Sorghum bicolor cultivar BTx623 chromosome 6, Sorghum_bicolor_NCBIv3, whole genome shotgun sequence genomic window:
- the LOC8083405 gene encoding zinc finger protein 11 — MNVHRRDRARLRQCCSASAAHHHHSRAPLPNLNFSPPHRAAAADPVIYSFFSTTTSTTTSAAAVATNKVAALEVSLELGIGVCAGGGSGRGGVVVEEDGVDLELRLGCTWE, encoded by the coding sequence ATGAACGTCCACCGGAGGGACAGGGCCAGGCTCCGGCAGTGCTGCTCGGCGTCGGCAGCGCACCACCACCACAGCAGAGCTCCGCTTCCCAACCTCAACTTCTCGCCGCCgcaccgcgccgccgccgccgaccccGTCATCTACAGCTTCTTCTCGACGACGACGTCGACGACCACGTCGGCCGCCGCTGTGGCCACGAATAAGGTGGCGGCACTTGAGGTGAGCTTGGAGCTCGGGATTGGGGtctgcgccggcggcggcagcggccgtGGTGGTGTTGTCGTCGAGGAGGACGGGGTGGATCTTGAGCTCAGGCTGGGGTGCACCTGGGAGTGA